In one Nicotiana sylvestris chromosome 8, ASM39365v2, whole genome shotgun sequence genomic region, the following are encoded:
- the LOC104241538 gene encoding putative pentatricopeptide repeat-containing protein At5g08490 isoform X1, whose product MLRASILPNYATIANILPICPSLEGIAGYHLGRQIHCYVFRRADLLSEVTVINALLSCYLRVGNFEGAEFLFRNMKSKDLVSWNSIIAGCAASGKWLKTLDFFREFTKEKMSGPDSVTLVSILPACPQLNNVLIGKQIHGYVIRHRFLHQDTSVINALTSFYTKCGNIKEAFHTFSLTSNKDVISWNTMLDALAETQLHEEFINLLKVMFVEGMEADSITLLAVVRYFANISRMDKVKEAHGFSIRSGILLSDTEPTLVNALLDAYAKCCNLNYANRIFESLSGNKNVVTCNSMISGFVNYGLHEDAHGIFKRMTERDLTTWNLMVRAYAENDCPDQAVSLFTELQHHKMRPDAMTILSLLPVCGQTASSNLLKQCHAYVIRSFLDDVYLVGALIDVYSKCATLGYAYKLFQSSPAKDLVIFTAMVGGYAMHGMGEEALGIFYHMLELDFKPDHVIITTVLSACSHAGLVDEGLKIFDSMEKTHQVKPSMEHYACVVDLLARGGRIKDAFSFVTRMPFKADTNIWGTLLGACKTHQEVDIGRTVAGHLLQVNANDIGNYIVMSNLYAANARWDEVLEIRKSMKTRDLKKPVGCSWIEVEQKKNVFAAGDYSHPQRRMIYETLRILDEQNKELYQFCTLFFPRKVKA is encoded by the exons ATGTTGAGAGCTTCCATTCTACCTAATTATGCAACTATTGCAAATATTCTTCCTATCTGTCCTAGTTTAGAAGGGATAGCTGGTTACCACTTGGGAAGGCAGATACATTGTTATGTTTTTCGACGGGCTGATCTGCTATCAGAAGTTACCGTCATCAATGCTCTTTTGAGCTGCTACTTGAGGGTTGGAAATTTTGAAGGAGCAGAGTTTTTGTTCCGGAATATGAAAAGTAAAGATCTGGTATCTTGGAACTCAATAATTGCTGGATGTGCAGCGAGTGGTAAATGGTTGAAGACACTGGATTTTTTCCGTGAATTCACTAAAGAGAAGATGAGTGGACCAGACTCTGTTACTCTTGTGAGCATTCTTCCTGCATGTCCACAGCTCAATAACGTGTTGATTGGGAAGCAGATCCATGGCTATGTAATTCGTCACCGTTTCCTCCATCAAGATACCTCGGTGATTAATGCCCTTACAAGCTTTTATACAAAATGTGGAAACATCAAAGAGGCGTTTCACACATTTTCGTTGACTTCTAACAAAGACGTGATATCATGGAACACTATGCTTGATGCCTTAGCAGAAACCCAACTTCACGAAGAATTTATTAACTTGTTAAAGGTGATGTTTGTAGAGGGGATGGAAGCTGACTCCATCACATTATTGGCTGTGGTGCGCTATTTTGCTAACATTTCCAGAATGGATAAGGTCAAAGAAGCACATGGTTTTTCAATAAGATCTGGTATCTTGCTAAGTGATACTGAACCTACTCTCGTTAATGCCTTACTTGACGCATATGcaaagtgttgcaatttgaacTATGCTAACAGAATATTTGAGAGTTTATCAGGAAACAAGAATGTAGTCACGTGCAACTCGATGATATCAGGGTTTGTGAATTATGGTTTACATGAAGACGCACATGGTATATTCAAGAGGATGACCGAGAGGGATCTTACCACGTGGAATCTGATGGTTAGAGCTTATGCTGAAAATGATTGTCCTGATCAAGCAGTGAGTCTGTTCACTGAGTTACAGCATCACAAAATGAGGCCTGATGCCATGACCATTTTGAGCCTCCTTCCTGTTTGCGGTCAAACGGCCTCAAGCAACCTGCTGAAgcagtgtcatgcatatgtgatTAGGTCTTTCCTTGATGACGTTTATCTGGTTGGAGCTCTCATAGATGTATATTCGAAATGTGCTACTCTAGGATATGCATACAAGCTTTTCCAATCATCTCCTGCCAAAGATCTTGTTATATTTACAGCAATGGTTGGAGGGTATGCTATGCATGGAATGGGAGAAGAAGCACTTGGGATATTCTATCATATGCTTGAGCTGGACTTCAAACCAGATCATGTTATAATAACTACAGTGCTATCTGCTTGTAGTCATGCTGGCCTTGTGGATGAAGGGTTGAAGATCTTTGATTCAATGGAAAAGACGCATCAAGTCAAACCTAGCATGGAGCATTATGCGTGCGTGGTGGATCTACTTGCACGTGGAGGCAGAATTAAAGATGCATTTTCCTTTGTGACCCGGATGCCCTTTAAAGCCGACACCAATATATGGGGAACACTTCTGGGTGCCTGTAAAACCCATCAGGAGGTTGATATAGGCCGTACTGTGGCAGGTCACCTGCTTCAAGTCAATGCTAATGATATTGGGAATTATATAGTTATGTCAAATCTGTATGCTGCGAATGCAAGATGGGATGAGGTCCTAGAGATAAGGAAGTCTATGAAAACGAGAGATCTTAAAAAGCCAGTTGGTTGCAGTTGGATTGAAGTGGAACAGAAGAAAAACGTATTTGCTGCTGGTGACTATTCTCATCCACAGCGAAGAATGATATACGAAACATTAAGAATCTTAGATGAACAAAACAAAGAGCTAT ATCAATTCTGTACCCTGTTCTTCCCCAGAAAGGTCAAAGCCTGA
- the LOC104241538 gene encoding putative pentatricopeptide repeat-containing protein At5g08490 isoform X2, whose translation MLRASILPNYATIANILPICPSLEGIAGYHLGRQIHCYVFRRADLLSEVTVINALLSCYLRVGNFEGAEFLFRNMKSKDLVSWNSIIAGCAASGKWLKTLDFFREFTKEKMSGPDSVTLVSILPACPQLNNVLIGKQIHGYVIRHRFLHQDTSVINALTSFYTKCGNIKEAFHTFSLTSNKDVISWNTMLDALAETQLHEEFINLLKVMFVEGMEADSITLLAVVRYFANISRMDKVKEAHGFSIRSGILLSDTEPTLVNALLDAYAKCCNLNYANRIFESLSGNKNVVTCNSMISGFVNYGLHEDAHGIFKRMTERDLTTWNLMVRAYAENDCPDQAVSLFTELQHHKMRPDAMTILSLLPVCGQTASSNLLKQCHAYVIRSFLDDVYLVGALIDVYSKCATLGYAYKLFQSSPAKDLVIFTAMVGGYAMHGMGEEALGIFYHMLELDFKPDHVIITTVLSACSHAGLVDEGLKIFDSMEKTHQVKPSMEHYACVVDLLARGGRIKDAFSFVTRMPFKADTNIWGTLLGACKTHQEVDIGRTVAGHLLQVNANDIGNYIVMSNLYAANARWDEVLEIRKSMKTRDLKKPVGCSWIEVEQKKNVFAAGDYSHPQRRMIYETLRILDEQNKELCEYEL comes from the coding sequence ATGTTGAGAGCTTCCATTCTACCTAATTATGCAACTATTGCAAATATTCTTCCTATCTGTCCTAGTTTAGAAGGGATAGCTGGTTACCACTTGGGAAGGCAGATACATTGTTATGTTTTTCGACGGGCTGATCTGCTATCAGAAGTTACCGTCATCAATGCTCTTTTGAGCTGCTACTTGAGGGTTGGAAATTTTGAAGGAGCAGAGTTTTTGTTCCGGAATATGAAAAGTAAAGATCTGGTATCTTGGAACTCAATAATTGCTGGATGTGCAGCGAGTGGTAAATGGTTGAAGACACTGGATTTTTTCCGTGAATTCACTAAAGAGAAGATGAGTGGACCAGACTCTGTTACTCTTGTGAGCATTCTTCCTGCATGTCCACAGCTCAATAACGTGTTGATTGGGAAGCAGATCCATGGCTATGTAATTCGTCACCGTTTCCTCCATCAAGATACCTCGGTGATTAATGCCCTTACAAGCTTTTATACAAAATGTGGAAACATCAAAGAGGCGTTTCACACATTTTCGTTGACTTCTAACAAAGACGTGATATCATGGAACACTATGCTTGATGCCTTAGCAGAAACCCAACTTCACGAAGAATTTATTAACTTGTTAAAGGTGATGTTTGTAGAGGGGATGGAAGCTGACTCCATCACATTATTGGCTGTGGTGCGCTATTTTGCTAACATTTCCAGAATGGATAAGGTCAAAGAAGCACATGGTTTTTCAATAAGATCTGGTATCTTGCTAAGTGATACTGAACCTACTCTCGTTAATGCCTTACTTGACGCATATGcaaagtgttgcaatttgaacTATGCTAACAGAATATTTGAGAGTTTATCAGGAAACAAGAATGTAGTCACGTGCAACTCGATGATATCAGGGTTTGTGAATTATGGTTTACATGAAGACGCACATGGTATATTCAAGAGGATGACCGAGAGGGATCTTACCACGTGGAATCTGATGGTTAGAGCTTATGCTGAAAATGATTGTCCTGATCAAGCAGTGAGTCTGTTCACTGAGTTACAGCATCACAAAATGAGGCCTGATGCCATGACCATTTTGAGCCTCCTTCCTGTTTGCGGTCAAACGGCCTCAAGCAACCTGCTGAAgcagtgtcatgcatatgtgatTAGGTCTTTCCTTGATGACGTTTATCTGGTTGGAGCTCTCATAGATGTATATTCGAAATGTGCTACTCTAGGATATGCATACAAGCTTTTCCAATCATCTCCTGCCAAAGATCTTGTTATATTTACAGCAATGGTTGGAGGGTATGCTATGCATGGAATGGGAGAAGAAGCACTTGGGATATTCTATCATATGCTTGAGCTGGACTTCAAACCAGATCATGTTATAATAACTACAGTGCTATCTGCTTGTAGTCATGCTGGCCTTGTGGATGAAGGGTTGAAGATCTTTGATTCAATGGAAAAGACGCATCAAGTCAAACCTAGCATGGAGCATTATGCGTGCGTGGTGGATCTACTTGCACGTGGAGGCAGAATTAAAGATGCATTTTCCTTTGTGACCCGGATGCCCTTTAAAGCCGACACCAATATATGGGGAACACTTCTGGGTGCCTGTAAAACCCATCAGGAGGTTGATATAGGCCGTACTGTGGCAGGTCACCTGCTTCAAGTCAATGCTAATGATATTGGGAATTATATAGTTATGTCAAATCTGTATGCTGCGAATGCAAGATGGGATGAGGTCCTAGAGATAAGGAAGTCTATGAAAACGAGAGATCTTAAAAAGCCAGTTGGTTGCAGTTGGATTGAAGTGGAACAGAAGAAAAACGTATTTGCTGCTGGTGACTATTCTCATCCACAGCGAAGAATGATATACGAAACATTAAGAATCTTAGATGAACAAAACAAAGAGCTATGTGAGTATGAGTTATAG
- the LOC138874783 gene encoding putative pentatricopeptide repeat-containing protein At5g08490 — MYNRYIIYPLIWSSTYNFVAELTELSQALWGSTVGVLKLILGIIHMKNEVLSGIIQKIQNPTVADYQVLANVLKSCAAISDRILGKALHSSVIKLGHHSCQFVTKALLNMYAKCKDLDECQKLFSQIKYSDTVTWNIVLSGFAGSRFHETEMIRLFNSMQRAHYPKPSSVTIAIVIPVLARAGALVAGKSVHCYAIKHGLDCKTLVGNAFLSMYAKSGNISDAAAIFHGISDKDVVSWNAMIAG, encoded by the exons ATGTATAACAGATACATCATATATCCTTTAATATGGTCTTCG ACTTACAATTTTGTCGCTGAATTGACTGAATTATCACAGGCCCTATGGGGAAGTACAGTTGGAGTGTTAAAGTTGATTCTTGGAATAATTCA CATGAAGAATGAAGTACTATCTGGCATtatccaaaaaatccaaaatccaaCAGTTGCTGATTACCAAGTCTTGGCAAATGTTCTCAAATCTTGTGCTGCCATATCAGATAGAATATTGGGGAAAGCTTTGCATAGTTCTGTCATTAAGTTAGGCCATCATTCTTGTCAATTTGTTACAAAGGCTTTGCTTAATATGTATGCTAAATGTAAAGATCTTGATGAATGTCAAAAGCTTTTCAGCCAGATTAAATACAGTGACACAGTGACATGGAATATTGTGTTGTCTGGCTTTGCTGGTTCGCGGTTTCATGAAACAGAGATGATAAGGCTGTTCAATTCAATGCAAAGAGCGCATTATCCTAAGCCAAGTTCTGTCACTATTGCTATTGTTATTCCTGTGCTTGCCCGTGCTGGAGCTTTGGTTGCTGGAAAAAGTGTTCATTGTTATGCGATAAAGCACGGATTGGATTGTAAAACACTGGTAGGAAATGCTTTCTTATCCATGTATGCAAAATCAGGGAATATTTCAGATGCAGCTGCTATTTTTCATGGAATTTCTGACAAAGATGTTGTTTCATGGAATGCAATGATTGCAG GTTGA